A single Capricornis sumatraensis isolate serow.1 chromosome 20, serow.2, whole genome shotgun sequence DNA region contains:
- the LOC138095789 gene encoding craniofacial development protein 2-like gives MEEFKSEDFSVSKEDEDYALSGGECHEDAVNELVKEGEMVAEEDSQKTKGTKRKAENVLARKRKHSGLSPQHEDEEDASRESGGSISEKEDAAAEQEKGAESAGARGEEEEEMLASSVSDVEPKSEVPPCTQVKTGEENKEMASSKVVKAEEQEKPKEPEEAKVTKVFDIAGEKVRFLRRQGRPGMSPEHEPPRSESGQHATEEEQRSVTNTSSKNESSKRKWKRRSNVVVTGEESKLRCCKEEYCIGTWNVRSMNPGKLDVVKQEMDRINIDILGISELKWTGMGELNSDDHYIYYCGQQSLRRNGVAIIVNKRVRNAVIGCNLKNDRMISVRFQGKPFNLTVIQVYAPTPYAPEPEVYRFYEDLQHLLEITPKIDVLFIIGDWNAKVGSQEIPRITGKFGLGVQNEAGRRLIEFCYQNRLVIANTLFQQHKRRLYTWTSPDGRYRDQIDYIICRQRWRSSVQSAKTRPGADCGSDHKLLIAKFRLKLKIIPKTTRPFRGTNEVGETSQEAKSEFKQTEKGKPQANVPSTVSSVPGGPGVSKEVGETSQEGKSVFKQNEKEEPQSNVPSAVPSLPAGSGVSKEMGETSQEGKSVFKQNEKEEPQCSVPSAVPSLPAGSGPENCDLQKNQDCSN, from the exons ATGGAGGAGTTTAAGTCCGAGGATTTCTCCGTCTCGAAGGAGGACGAGGACTACGCGCTGTCGG GTGGAGAGTGTCATGAAGATGCTGTAAATGAATTAGTGAAGGAAGGTGAAATGGTTGCTGAAGAGGATTCACAGAAAACCAAAGGGACAAAAAGAAAGGCTGAGAACGTTCTGGCCAG GAAGAGAAAACACAGTGGCCTCTCTCCACAACACGAGGACGAGGAGGATGCCAGCAGGGAATCTGGAGGGAGTATTAGTGAGAAGGAAGATGCAGCTGCAGAGCAGGAAAAAGGCGCCGAGTCCGCGGGTgccaggggagaggaggaggaggagatgttGGCCAGCTCCGTCAGTGACGTAGAACCAAAATCGGAAGTGCCTCCGTGTACACAAGTTAAA ACAGGAGAGGAGAATAAAGAGATGGCTTCAAGTAAAGTGGTCAAAGCAGAAGAACAGGAGAAACCTAAAGAACCAGAAGAAGCTAAAGTCACCAAGGTGTTTGATATTGCTGGTGAAAAAGTCAG gtttctcaggagacagggaaggccTGGTATGTCCCCGGAACATGAGCCCCCCAGATCAGAAAGTGGCCAACATGCCACTGAGGAAGAGCAGAGGTCAGTTACTAATACTTCGAGTAAGAATGAATCGAGTAAGCGAAAGTGGAAACGACGTTCAAATGTGGTCGTGACTGGTGAAGAAAGTAAactccgatgctgtaaagaagaatactgcataggaacctggaatgttagatctaTGAATccaggtaaattggatgtggtgaAGCAGGAGATGGACAGAATAAACATCgatatcttaggaatcagtgaactaaaatggacgggaatgggcgaattgaattcagatgaccattatatctattactgtgggcaacagtctcttagaagaaacggagtagctatcatagttaacaaaagagtccgaaatgcagtaattgggtgcaatctgaaaaatgacagaatgatttcagttcgtttccagggcaaaccattcaacctcacagtaatccaagtctatgccccaactccCTATGCTCCAGAACCTGAAGTTTaccggttctatgaagacctacaacacctctTGGAAATAACACcgaaaatagatgtccttttcatcataggggattggaatgcaaaagtaggaagtcaggagatacccagaataacaggaaaatttggcctcggggtacagaatgaagcagggcgaaggctaatagagttttgttacCAGAAtaggctggtcatagcaaacacccttttccaacaacacaagagacgtctctacacatggacatcaccagatggtcgataccgtgatcaaattgattatattatttgtcgccaaagatggagaagctctgtacagtcagcaaaaacaagacctggagctgactgtggctcagatcataagctccttattgcaaagttcaggcttaagttgaagaTAATACCAAAAACGACTcggcctttcag GGGGACTAATGAAGTGGGTGAGACCTCTCAAGAAGCAAAGTCTGAATTCAAGCAAACTGAAAAGGGCAAACCTCAGGCTAACGTCCCTTCAACTGTGTCCTCAGTTCCTGGTGGACCAGG GGTTTCTAAGGAAGTGGGTGAAACATCTCAAGAAGGGAAATCAGTCTTCAAGCAAAATGAGAAGGAAGAACCTCAGTCCAATGTCCCTTCAGCGGTACCATCACTTCCTGCTGGGTCAGG GGTGTCTAAGGAAATGGGTGAAACTTCTCAAGAAGGGAAATCCGTCTTCAAgcaaaatgagaaagaagaacCTCAGTGCAGTGTCCCTTCGGCAGTGCCATCACTTCCTGCTGGGTCAGG